A section of the Lepus europaeus isolate LE1 chromosome 10, mLepTim1.pri, whole genome shotgun sequence genome encodes:
- the LLPH gene encoding protein LLP homolog, with amino-acid sequence MAKSLRSKWKRKMRAEKRKKNAPKELSRLKSILKLDSDVVMKDVKEIATVVVPKHYQEKMECEVTDEKDDMKMETEIKRNRKTLLDQHGQYPIWMNQRQRKRLKAKREKGKGKSKAKAVKAAKGLAW; translated from the exons ATGGCTAAAAGCTTACGGAGTAAGTGGAAAAGGAAGATGCGtgctgaaaagagaaaaaagaatgctcCAAAGGAGCTGAGCAGACTTAAAAGTATTCTCAAACTAGACAGTGATGTTGTCATGAAAGATGTTAAAGAGATAGCAACTGTGGTAGTACCCAAACATTACCAAGAGAAAATGGAATGTGAGGTGACAGATGAAAAAG atgaCATGAAAATGGAGACTGAAattaagagaaacagaaagactctTCTAGATCAACATGGACAGTACCCAATATGGAtgaaccagagacaaagaaaaaggctgaaggcaaagagagagaaaggaaagggaaagagcaAAGCAAAAGCAGTGAAAGCAGCAAAGGGTCTGGCATGGTAG